A stretch of the Hydra vulgaris chromosome 09, alternate assembly HydraT2T_AEP genome encodes the following:
- the LOC136084766 gene encoding uncharacterized protein LOC136084766: MGRTKRKQSSKRVYQNKKRKFYGNRHTNVCKNNETVAIPSVENIPCSSSYKKLFNKEVVNEPQQINEDFNFIMNFGLLKKAIMVLKCPECNKLVNLQFDSSKKYGLSIGLKICCSDCEWETIFFSSAKMDKKINCVGRKRFDINTRTVIAFREMGKGFSAIETFCAIMNMNPPMNKNCYNDTLHIMLDVYQSLVDKSMSNAANELLSINETSKDIICGFDGSWQKRGYTSNNGLVTAVAVENGKCVDYEIETKTCKLCSIWELKKYTHHEEYNDFHSLHYKKCKISHTGSASSMESSGTIKIFLRSEKKNNLRYTTFLGDGDSSSYVNVVSAKPY, encoded by the coding sequence atGGGTCGAACGAAAAGAAAACAATCTTCTAAAAGAGTATaccaaaataagaaaagaaagttttatGGAAACAGACATACAAATGTCTGCAAAAATAATGAAACCGTAGCCATACCTTCAGTTGAAAACATACCATGTTCCTCATCCTACAAGAAGTTGTTCAACAAAGAAGTTGTAAATGAACCTCAACAGATAAATGAAGactttaactttattatgaACTTTGGTTtacttaaaaaagcaataatggTCCTTAAATGCCCAGAATGTAACAAGTTAGTAAATTTGCAGTTtgattcttcaaaaaaatatggCCTAAGTATTGGACTAAAAATTTGTTGCAGTGATTGTGAATGGgaaacgatttttttttcatctgctaaaatggataaaaaaattaattgtgttGGACGAAAACGCTTTGACATAAACACTCGTACAGTAATTGCATTTCGTGAAATGGGTAAGGGATTTTCAGCAATAGAAACATTTTGTGCAATTATGAACATGAACCCTccaatgaataaaaactgctaTAATGACACATTGCACATAATGTTGGATGTCTATCAAAGTTTGGTTGACAAAAGCATGTCAAATGCAGCAAATGAGTTACTATCAATCAATGAAACATCTAAAGATATTATTTGTGGGTTTGATGGATCATGGCAGAAACGTGGATACACCTCAAACAATGGATTAGTAACAGCTGTTGCTGTAGAAAATGGTAAGTGTGTTGATTACgaaatagaaacaaaaacttgTAAGTTGTGTTCTATATGGGAGTTAAAAAAGTACACACATCATGAAGAATATAATGATTTTCACTCCTTACATTATAAAAAGTGCAAAATCAGTCATACCGGTTCAGCCTCCTCTATGGAATCAAGtggtacaataaaaatatttttgcgttctgaaaaaaaaaataatttgagatATACAACGTTTCTAGGAGATGGAGATAGCAGTTCATATGTTAATGTCGTTTCTGCAAAACCTTATTga
- the LOC124805814 gene encoding solute carrier family 40 member 1 isoform X2: MWAGYWLCSSFFFSSWGDRMWNFAVGLYLVKLSPGSLQLTAIYGTVVTSSVILFAPAIGSWIDRNNRLVVIRTLLLLQNGFIVCSALFISLILFRITENKNVLKLFEVLIILFGAAANLASQGEQISITRDWVVVICLNNKDSMARLNAQMRRIDLTVTILAPVAVGSLMSLISDLSGIAFICVWNILSVFSEYFQLRHIHQTVPELTKKRKNEYTALEETENDHQVVSGTFEKLKFFYGVLIIYKRQNVFLAGVAFAILSLTVLGFNSVTVGYVYSQSVKEIYVSILFGTGALFGILGTMIFSFLRNKIGLVKTGIIALGFKCSMLLLCVASIWAPGSPSSFKVSSKNYITGINNTIVNSSITSNSSLFYTQSHNTSYVSILLLMIGIILSRTGLWMFDLTITQLQQENVEEEFRGVVGGVQFSLNSILESTQYILTIFLYRPEDFGILVLISFCAVFLSFFIYVFFSTKSKSLLKLF; the protein is encoded by the coding sequence ATGTGGGCGGGATACTGGTTGTGTTCgagctttttcttttcttcGTGGGGAGATCGCATGTGGAATTTTGCTGTTGGATTATATTTAGTAAAACTCTCACCTGGATCCTTGCAACTTACAGCCATATACGGCACAGTGGTAACAAGTTCAGTTATACTGTTTGCTCCAGCTATTGGGAGTTGGATTGATCGAAATAACCGTTTAGTAGTTATACGCACCTTACTGTTGTTACAAAATGGCTTTATAGTTTGTTCAGCtttgtttattagtttaattCTGTTTAGAAtcacagaaaataaaaatgtattaaagttattcgaagttttgatcattttatttGGAGCTGCAGCAAATCTAGCATCACAAGGTGAGCAGATATCAATTACTAGAGATTGGGTGGTTGTGATTTGCCTTAATAACAAAGATAGTATGGCAAGATTGAACGCTCAAATGCGTAGAATCGATTTGACCGTCACAATACTTGCCCCAGTTGCTGTTGGCTCTCTCATGTCATTGATATCTGATTTATCTGGAATAGCTTTTATATGTGTATGGAATATCTTATCTGTTTTTTCAGAGTATTTTCAGTTACGTCATATTCATCAAACCGTTCCCGAGTTaacaaaaaaacgaaaaaatgaGTATACCGCCTTAGAAGAAACCGAAAATGACCACCAAGTAGTATCTggtacttttgaaaaattaaaatttttttatggggttttgattatatataaaagacaaaATGTTTTCTTGGCTGGTGTAGCTTTTGCTATATTATCTCTTACTGTACTTGGTTTTAATTCAGTAACAGTCGGATATGTTTACTCGCAATCGGTAAAGGAGATTTACGTTAGCATTTTATTTGGTACAGGAGCTTTATTTGGGATTTTGGGAACAATGATATTTtcgtttttaagaaataaaatcgGTCTGGTAAAAACTGGCATTATTGCACTTGGTTTTAAATGCAGCATGTTATTGTTATGCGTTGCATCGATTTGGGCTCCTGGAAGTCCGAGTAGTTTTAAAGTATCttccaaaaattatattactggaataaataatactattgtAAATAGTTCTATAACAAGTAATAGCAGTTTGTTTTATACGCAATCTCATAATACTAGTTACGTTTCTATATTGTTGCTTATGATTGGGATAATTTTATCCCGTACTGGGTTGTGGATGTTTGATCTCACCATAACACAGCTGCAACAAGAAAATGTTGAAGAAGAATTTCGTGGGGTTGTTGGCGGAGtacaattttctttaaattctattttagaATCAACGCAATATATACTAACTATTTTTCTCTATAGACCTGAAGATTTTGGAATTTTAGTTCTTATTTCATTTTGTGCGGTGTTTTTAAGCTTCttcatttatgtttttttttcgacCAAGTCAAAgtcacttttaaaattattttaa